One Thermofilum pendens Hrk 5 DNA segment encodes these proteins:
- the hflX gene encoding GTPase HflX: protein MSVDGRQAVIVVARLSGKGDLALLDELRKLVEAAGYAVAGELLQKSRYEDPKYNIGRGKVLELKRLVEEKKPLKVVFLNDLKPNQAYNLSKETGVEVIDRYELILEIFAKRAGSRESKLQIELAKLKRELSFAKEYINLAKRGELHGFLGGGKYAVDAYYAYVSMRISKIEEELRKIRKMKEERIARRVEAGLYTVALTGYTGAGKTTLFNVLTGENGYIDGKPFATLSTLSRRTYFHGFPVLVTDTIGFIDDLPDALVDAFYTTLRETLAADVILLVLDVSDTPAEIRRKLTASMEVLLNLGVPPTRILLVGNKIDKVSSAELEERERLLEDSGLRYTLISAARRIGIHELTQAVVEMLPEKVSATLALTREALAEDLRELLDRCRVREVVQGSDGKLLVVVEGRRDIVARLQARAGMGLVDG from the coding sequence ATGAGCGTCGACGGGAGACAAGCAGTAATAGTAGTTGCTAGGCTCTCCGGGAAGGGAGATCTGGCGCTACTCGACGAGCTCCGAAAGTTGGTGGAAGCCGCCGGCTACGCTGTTGCCGGTGAACTTCTCCAGAAGTCCAGGTACGAGGACCCGAAGTACAACATAGGTAGGGGGAAGGTTCTAGAGCTGAAGAGGCTCGTAGAGGAGAAGAAGCCCCTCAAGGTAGTCTTTTTGAACGATCTTAAGCCGAACCAGGCGTACAACTTGTCGAAGGAGACAGGCGTGGAGGTGATTGATAGGTACGAGCTGATCCTGGAGATATTCGCGAAGCGAGCCGGAAGCCGTGAATCAAAGCTTCAAATCGAGCTTGCGAAGCTAAAGAGGGAGCTGAGCTTCGCCAAGGAGTACATTAACCTGGCGAAGAGAGGCGAGCTTCACGGCTTTCTCGGTGGAGGAAAGTACGCCGTAGACGCCTACTACGCATACGTCTCTATGCGCATATCGAAGATAGAGGAAGAATTGAGGAAGATTAGAAAAATGAAGGAGGAAAGGATAGCCAGGAGGGTGGAGGCGGGTCTCTATACGGTGGCCCTGACCGGGTATACGGGCGCTGGGAAAACGACTCTTTTCAACGTTCTGACGGGCGAGAACGGCTATATTGATGGTAAACCCTTCGCCACTCTTTCCACGCTTTCTCGTAGAACGTACTTCCACGGCTTCCCAGTACTTGTGACCGACACTATAGGCTTTATTGACGATCTACCGGATGCCCTGGTCGACGCCTTCTATACCACCCTGAGAGAAACTCTCGCAGCCGATGTTATCCTGCTAGTACTGGACGTGTCCGATACTCCAGCAGAGATCAGGCGGAAATTAACGGCTAGCATGGAAGTCCTCTTGAACCTCGGCGTTCCCCCGACGCGCATACTTCTCGTTGGGAACAAGATCGACAAAGTCTCCTCCGCCGAGCTTGAAGAAAGGGAGCGGCTCCTCGAGGATAGCGGGCTACGCTACACGCTAATATCTGCTGCGAGGCGTATAGGCATACATGAATTGACGCAAGCCGTTGTAGAGATGCTTCCCGAAAAGGTCTCTGCAACCCTAGCGCTAACGCGGGAGGCCCTAGCCGAGGATCTGAGGGAGCTTCTCGACAGGTGCAGGGTGAGGGAGGTCGTTCAGGGTTCCGATGGAAAGTTGCTCGTAGTCGTCGAGGGTAGAAGAGACATTGTAGCCAGACTTCAGGCACGCGCGGGGATGGGGCTTGTCGACGGGTAG
- a CDS encoding TFIIB-type zinc ribbon-containing protein, with amino-acid sequence MNAHEALAEIAGKMFGDNAKKVMMVLASNVEVSDEDLAKDLKMDPPELRKLLNDLFEARLVKYRRARDENIGWYKYYWRITDEPIQQILSDRKRLTLSILEKVLSLEENSETYVCPKCGTRYTVDEAENNNYTCEVCGEVLEPFDNTHRVEKLKRAIELLGNWDPSPKQQASRAIPHA; translated from the coding sequence ATGAATGCACACGAAGCCTTGGCAGAGATTGCCGGAAAGATGTTCGGGGATAATGCCAAGAAGGTGATGATGGTTCTCGCCAGTAACGTTGAGGTCTCCGACGAAGACCTGGCGAAGGACCTGAAAATGGATCCGCCCGAGCTTAGGAAGTTGCTCAATGATCTCTTCGAAGCGAGGCTCGTTAAGTACCGGAGAGCGCGCGACGAGAACATAGGTTGGTACAAGTACTACTGGCGTATAACCGATGAGCCGATCCAGCAAATACTCAGTGATAGGAAGAGGCTTACGCTAAGTATTCTAGAAAAAGTGCTTTCGCTGGAGGAGAACTCCGAGACATACGTATGCCCTAAGTGCGGCACACGGTACACTGTGGATGAGGCGGAGAACAACAACTACACGTGCGAGGTATGCGGCGAGGTCCTCGAACCTTTCGACAACACGCACCGAGTCGAGAAACTTAAGAGGGCGATCGAACTACTAGGAAACTGGGACCCCTCTCCAAAACAACAAGCATCGCGCGCCATCCCTCATGCATGA
- a CDS encoding energy-coupling factor ABC transporter ATP-binding protein — MEEAIIEVKDVYYAYPGGYEALRGVTLEVRRGEFIAIMGENGAGKTTLIKHFNGILKPSKGTVKVKGIDTRTKSVAELSRIVGIVFQNPDHQLFEETVYDEVAFALRNFGYSEDVIERRVAWALNILDLQRYKDRSPYSLSVGEKRRLALASVLAYDPEVLVLDEPTAGQDYLQKEKISQTMNLLRLMGKTVVIVTHDVEFVTSYVDRIVVMSGGKVIAEGQPRKILANYAVLRKANLVPPQIVRVARALYGKSLLERYDYLSPEELFNDLRRIMGNTR; from the coding sequence GTGGAGGAAGCAATTATAGAGGTCAAGGACGTCTACTACGCCTACCCCGGGGGTTACGAAGCACTGAGAGGAGTGACCCTCGAAGTTAGAAGGGGGGAGTTCATCGCGATAATGGGGGAAAACGGCGCGGGCAAAACTACCCTAATCAAGCACTTTAACGGCATCCTTAAGCCCAGCAAAGGCACGGTCAAGGTCAAAGGGATTGACACCAGGACGAAGAGTGTAGCAGAGCTCTCGAGAATAGTGGGCATAGTATTCCAAAACCCTGACCACCAGCTCTTCGAGGAAACAGTGTACGATGAAGTCGCCTTCGCTTTAAGGAACTTCGGCTACAGCGAGGACGTCATCGAGAGAAGAGTGGCGTGGGCGCTCAACATACTCGACCTGCAACGCTACAAGGACAGGTCTCCCTATTCCCTAAGCGTGGGTGAGAAAAGACGGCTCGCGCTAGCCTCCGTGCTGGCGTACGACCCCGAGGTGCTCGTTCTAGACGAGCCGACGGCCGGCCAGGACTACCTACAGAAGGAGAAGATCTCGCAAACCATGAACCTGCTGAGACTCATGGGTAAGACTGTTGTAATCGTGACCCACGACGTGGAATTCGTGACGTCGTACGTAGACAGAATAGTCGTGATGTCCGGTGGAAAAGTGATCGCCGAGGGGCAACCCAGAAAGATACTAGCGAACTACGCTGTCCTCAGAAAGGCAAACCTAGTTCCCCCCCAAATAGTTAGGGTGGCGCGTGCACTCTACGGAAAGTCTCTCCTGGAAAGGTACGACTACCTGTCCCCGGAGGAACTCTTCAACGACTTACGCAGAATCATGGGCAATACGCGGTGA
- a CDS encoding geranylgeranyl reductase family protein, producing MQYDAAVVGAGPAGLMFARVLASKGFRVAVLEKNETLAVKPCGEGISARVLQTAEINRSDTQRFVSHAIKGAVVVAPNGRKVVIKEEGELGYVIDKRNFLRVMGEYAASYGADIYMKEPVKEVVFKNGHWTVRARTVELEARLLVGADGYLSYTAKALGLEKPGERRVIPTVQYVMPNVELEDPDMTYFFLGNEVAPKGYVWIFPKDGRLANVGIGVQGASPKAYLDKFIKNNPSIFGKARILEFRGAAVTIGGMLSEIVSEHAMLVGEAAGQVIPLTGGGIHTSIAGGKIAAEVASKALAEGDLSKKRLEEYKKLYNEYWGKRIRDSLKGLHAIEKMSDEELNQLAEILSPQDVVNLANGENVASVALKLLKHPIFSIKLAKALLS from the coding sequence ATGCAGTACGACGCGGCTGTCGTCGGCGCCGGACCGGCCGGGCTGATGTTTGCGAGAGTACTTGCCTCGAAAGGCTTCCGCGTAGCCGTTCTAGAGAAGAACGAAACGCTAGCCGTGAAGCCCTGCGGAGAAGGGATAAGCGCGAGAGTGCTTCAAACCGCCGAGATAAACAGATCCGATACGCAGAGGTTCGTCTCCCACGCTATCAAAGGCGCTGTCGTTGTAGCGCCGAACGGGAGGAAGGTCGTCATAAAGGAGGAGGGAGAGCTAGGCTACGTGATCGATAAGAGAAACTTCCTAAGGGTGATGGGCGAGTATGCCGCTAGCTACGGCGCAGACATATACATGAAAGAGCCCGTCAAAGAGGTGGTGTTCAAAAACGGGCACTGGACCGTGAGAGCCCGCACAGTAGAGTTGGAGGCAAGGCTACTTGTGGGTGCTGACGGATACCTCTCCTACACGGCGAAAGCCCTCGGGCTCGAGAAGCCCGGAGAGAGGAGAGTGATACCGACGGTTCAGTACGTTATGCCCAACGTGGAGCTCGAAGACCCGGACATGACGTACTTCTTCCTAGGAAACGAGGTCGCGCCGAAAGGCTACGTCTGGATTTTCCCGAAAGACGGTAGGCTCGCGAACGTCGGGATAGGCGTTCAGGGGGCTTCGCCGAAGGCTTACCTAGACAAGTTCATAAAGAACAATCCAAGCATCTTCGGGAAGGCGAGGATACTCGAGTTCAGAGGCGCGGCAGTGACCATAGGCGGCATGCTCAGCGAAATAGTATCCGAGCACGCGATGCTCGTAGGCGAGGCAGCCGGGCAGGTCATCCCGCTTACCGGGGGAGGCATACACACCTCGATAGCCGGAGGGAAGATAGCAGCCGAGGTAGCATCAAAGGCTCTCGCAGAGGGAGACCTCTCGAAGAAGAGGCTCGAAGAGTACAAGAAGCTTTACAACGAGTACTGGGGCAAGAGAATACGCGACAGCCTCAAAGGGCTTCACGCAATCGAGAAAATGTCCGACGAAGAGCTAAACCAGCTGGCAGAAATCCTCTCCCCGCAAGACGTAGTGAACCTTGCAAACGGAGAGAACGTAGCATCAGTTGCGTTGAAACTTCTAAAACACCCCATCTTCAGCATTAAACTAGCTAAAGCGCTTCTATCGTAA
- a CDS encoding ATP-binding protein has protein sequence MTSGLAYRLLRAAAGRRIYALTGDLAILSPFAVLPPSEESGGLFLGRDDRGRNVYLNPEKLPNMHGVILGTTGSGKSSLARHIMLEARRLGVTSWVIDPHSEATYRKLFERSFGLGDFRVNVLEAPGWGASELASELSRYIEAIYGFPGYRSILREILKRCFEEGSLEFFEKVSKEDPNLLRIYDDLSRIHSNEGASIAELTRDVYFYYPALVSREFLALSSQILLLLLEGYMRTKGARHRLEHLVVLEEAHLVKDYILSLFKQVRKYGWGLLAVTQLPREMDPRVYQLAGFLVVLSGPESFVLDVARVVQLTRLDYDHLLYSARGNALLVRQGDPRPRRIHLELHSSALS, from the coding sequence ATGACCTCGGGCTTGGCGTACAGGTTACTGCGAGCCGCCGCCGGTAGGCGAATCTACGCGCTAACGGGAGACCTCGCAATCCTAAGCCCCTTCGCAGTCCTGCCACCCTCGGAGGAAAGCGGGGGGCTCTTCCTGGGCAGGGACGATAGAGGAAGAAACGTGTACTTGAACCCCGAAAAGCTACCGAATATGCACGGGGTCATCCTGGGGACCACTGGGAGCGGGAAGTCGAGCCTAGCGAGGCACATTATGCTCGAAGCGAGGAGGCTGGGCGTCACGTCGTGGGTCATCGACCCTCACTCCGAGGCTACTTACAGGAAGCTCTTCGAGAGGTCTTTCGGGCTCGGCGACTTCAGGGTGAACGTTCTCGAAGCGCCGGGGTGGGGGGCCAGCGAGCTGGCCTCGGAGCTGAGCAGGTACATCGAGGCTATCTACGGCTTTCCCGGCTATAGGAGCATCCTCAGGGAGATCCTAAAGAGGTGCTTCGAGGAGGGAAGCCTAGAGTTCTTCGAGAAAGTGTCCAAGGAGGATCCGAACCTCCTCAGGATATACGACGACCTGTCGAGAATCCACTCCAATGAGGGGGCATCGATCGCGGAGCTCACTAGGGACGTTTACTTCTACTACCCGGCGCTGGTCTCGAGGGAGTTCCTGGCCCTCAGCTCGCAGATACTCTTACTGCTCCTCGAAGGCTACATGAGGACTAAAGGTGCTAGACACAGACTGGAGCACCTGGTAGTACTCGAAGAGGCCCACTTAGTCAAAGACTACATCCTCTCCCTATTCAAGCAAGTTAGGAAGTACGGGTGGGGGTTACTAGCAGTAACGCAGCTCCCCCGGGAGATGGACCCAAGAGTGTACCAGCTCGCGGGCTTCCTCGTAGTCCTCTCCGGCCCCGAGAGCTTCGTCCTAGACGTTGCGCGCGTGGTGCAGTTGACGAGGCTCGACTACGACCACCTACTCTACAGCGCCCGGGGCAACGCGCTCCTCGTGAGGCAGGGAGACCCCAGGCCCCGCAGGATCCACCTCGAGCTACACTCTTCGGCGTTATCGTAG
- a CDS encoding helix-turn-helix transcriptional regulator, producing the protein MSDELRNVLSNLTDTERRIVEVYMQRGGSAKEIASLLNVSERTVYKALYKYRKLALEQGIDPSNFYLRKTIAGTAAKPVQQGVPSELLESIKQELVSELAKIVEESVQRALKSMLEDLVVPRQDQRAPVEPVKPAVLEPHYDQVLYRLSDVLEKLNYNIERLAEKIDRLDSSGTAKAIAHEPYSWQAKPITTEVSMPSYVQGNPWLEILSRRQ; encoded by the coding sequence ATGTCTGATGAGCTGAGGAACGTACTGTCGAACCTTACGGATACCGAAAGAAGGATAGTAGAGGTATACATGCAGAGGGGAGGCTCCGCGAAGGAAATTGCTAGTCTTCTGAATGTCTCCGAGAGAACAGTCTACAAGGCTCTCTACAAGTACAGGAAACTGGCGCTCGAGCAGGGAATAGACCCCTCCAACTTTTACCTCAGGAAGACAATTGCCGGCACGGCTGCTAAACCTGTACAGCAAGGCGTGCCCAGCGAACTCTTAGAGAGCATCAAGCAAGAGCTTGTCAGCGAGTTGGCAAAGATAGTCGAAGAAAGTGTACAGAGAGCTTTGAAGAGCATGCTCGAAGACCTAGTTGTTCCAAGGCAGGATCAACGGGCACCGGTGGAACCTGTTAAACCCGCCGTGCTGGAACCCCACTACGATCAAGTGCTGTACAGGCTGTCTGATGTGCTCGAAAAGCTCAACTACAACATTGAGAGGCTGGCGGAGAAAATAGACAGGCTGGACAGTTCGGGCACCGCTAAGGCGATAGCCCACGAACCCTACTCGTGGCAGGCTAAGCCTATAACCACCGAGGTCAGCATGCCCAGTTACGTGCAAGGAAACCCGTGGCTAGAAATACTGTCGAGGAGACAATGA
- a CDS encoding energy-coupling factor transporter transmembrane component T family protein, which yields MEVFEAFKPVKKDTPVDRLDPRTRFAISVTLAALSVYSSSALIQVIVLASVFAVATLARRCRLLVKGAVGSLPILLMIFLLNFVFAPTPQGALTSFAMALRFLALMSAFSVFFMTTPPEELALSLEEIGVPRDYSLLITMSFRFVPTLATDVQLVMDALRSRGLELERGKLRVRIKNYVYLLVPLIVFEVRRSMMIAEALEARGYGSGVKPTRLVRLRFSYLDLLALTVLMFFVAMLRIAGLV from the coding sequence TTGGAGGTCTTCGAAGCATTTAAGCCCGTGAAGAAAGATACACCGGTAGACAGGCTCGACCCCAGAACGCGCTTCGCTATTAGCGTTACGCTGGCCGCTCTCTCCGTGTACTCCTCCAGTGCCCTGATACAGGTTATCGTCCTCGCATCCGTATTCGCGGTCGCCACCCTAGCCCGTAGGTGCAGGTTGCTGGTTAAAGGGGCCGTAGGCTCCCTGCCCATCCTGCTGATGATATTCCTGCTAAACTTCGTCTTCGCACCCACACCGCAAGGTGCTTTAACTTCGTTCGCCATGGCGCTACGCTTCCTAGCGCTCATGTCGGCATTCTCCGTCTTCTTCATGACCACGCCTCCCGAGGAGCTAGCTCTCTCGCTGGAAGAAATAGGCGTGCCGAGGGACTACTCCCTGCTCATTACAATGTCGTTCAGGTTTGTGCCAACGCTAGCTACAGACGTGCAACTGGTAATGGACGCCTTGAGGAGTAGGGGGCTAGAGCTAGAGAGGGGGAAACTGCGCGTGAGGATAAAGAACTACGTCTACCTACTTGTACCTCTAATAGTGTTTGAAGTTAGGAGGAGCATGATGATAGCAGAGGCGCTAGAAGCGCGCGGGTACGGTTCCGGGGTGAAGCCTACGCGTTTAGTTAGGCTCAGGTTCTCCTACCTGGATCTCCTGGCGTTAACCGTACTAATGTTCTTCGTGGCGATGCTTAGGATCGCCGGTCTGGTCTAG
- a CDS encoding energy-coupling factor ABC transporter ATP-binding protein — protein MKSAVYMEGVSYKYPDSDTPALRDINFEADFGELVLLVGPSGCGKSTFARIFNGLIPNFYGGELTGRISIAGLDPRKTPTPKFAGLVGFMFQNPENQLFFNSVERELAFGLENLGIPPEEIRRRVDETLKEYGLEELRHRSPFELSGGQQQKVALASVMVMKPRILILDEPTANLDPLSAMRTLGIVAKKTREYNMLTILIEHRLEIALQFATRVVVMLDGRIVADGDPLDTVSKARHIVGTPFVVRLLEELKDAGFTPNVNRLVPETVATEVARWLLEGGAER, from the coding sequence ATGAAGAGCGCTGTCTACATGGAGGGTGTTTCCTACAAGTACCCGGACTCCGACACTCCTGCCCTCAGGGACATAAACTTCGAGGCAGACTTCGGAGAACTAGTGCTCCTCGTAGGTCCCAGCGGGTGCGGTAAAAGCACATTTGCTAGAATCTTCAACGGGCTTATACCGAACTTTTACGGCGGAGAACTAACCGGGCGCATCAGCATCGCCGGACTTGACCCACGCAAAACACCTACACCGAAGTTCGCCGGGCTCGTCGGCTTTATGTTCCAGAACCCTGAGAACCAGCTGTTCTTCAACAGCGTTGAGCGGGAGCTTGCCTTCGGACTCGAGAACCTCGGAATACCCCCAGAGGAGATCCGCAGGAGAGTCGATGAGACGCTTAAGGAGTACGGCCTGGAGGAACTTAGGCACAGATCCCCCTTTGAGCTCAGCGGTGGACAGCAACAAAAGGTCGCCTTGGCCTCCGTCATGGTGATGAAGCCGAGAATACTTATCCTCGACGAGCCCACCGCGAACCTGGATCCTCTCTCAGCTATGAGAACCCTCGGGATTGTTGCGAAAAAAACGAGGGAATACAATATGCTCACAATACTCATAGAGCACCGCCTGGAGATAGCTCTCCAGTTCGCAACACGTGTTGTCGTCATGCTCGACGGGAGAATAGTCGCAGACGGAGACCCCCTCGATACCGTAAGCAAGGCTCGCCACATCGTTGGTACACCGTTCGTTGTGCGCCTACTAGAGGAGCTGAAGGACGCAGGTTTCACGCCCAACGTAAACAGGTTAGTCCCCGAGACCGTAGCAACAGAGGTAGCTAGGTGGCTGCTGGAGGGGGGTGCAGAGAGGTGA
- a CDS encoding Gfo/Idh/MocA family protein, whose product MGVNVAVVGVGRWGRNHVRVLSSLRGSLVGRIVVVDADEARASSVAKQFAVDAYYSSVEELVKDEKDLDAAVVAVPTVYHFEVASKLLNYADVLVEKPLAATLDEGYRLVELSRKLGRRLAVGHIERFNPVVGAAYAAVRGKEILSMESKRLGPGPAREYTLNLGVAHDLLVHDVDVVNMFLGEPPGRVFAYKIDGGDFPFEVEVTALYEYSQRRIATLSASWRTVPSYKHRSLTIRLPDSVIRVDYILRRIVVDRGVQELPRDSLRVPVFAEESYVEVSYLQEEPLKAELIDFLEAVKLGGKPRVDGLAGYVALKCVVKALESASKGVPVPIGWDEIEKLSS is encoded by the coding sequence ATGGGTGTGAACGTTGCCGTAGTGGGCGTTGGGAGATGGGGTAGAAACCACGTCAGGGTGCTTTCATCGCTTAGAGGGTCGCTTGTTGGGAGAATCGTGGTAGTAGATGCGGACGAGGCTCGCGCGAGTAGCGTTGCAAAGCAGTTCGCCGTGGACGCGTACTACTCCTCGGTCGAGGAGCTAGTGAAAGACGAGAAAGACCTCGACGCCGCAGTCGTCGCTGTGCCTACGGTGTACCACTTCGAAGTGGCCTCGAAGCTACTCAACTACGCCGATGTGCTCGTCGAAAAACCGCTAGCGGCCACCCTCGACGAAGGGTACAGGCTCGTGGAGCTATCGAGGAAGCTTGGAAGGAGGCTCGCCGTAGGACACATAGAGAGGTTTAACCCTGTGGTTGGCGCGGCGTACGCGGCTGTCCGCGGAAAAGAAATCCTAAGCATGGAGTCGAAGAGGCTGGGCCCGGGGCCCGCGAGGGAATATACGCTTAACCTCGGGGTAGCCCATGACCTGCTCGTACACGACGTGGACGTTGTGAACATGTTTCTCGGCGAGCCCCCGGGAAGAGTTTTCGCCTACAAGATCGACGGAGGAGACTTCCCCTTCGAGGTAGAAGTCACGGCACTCTACGAATACTCTCAAAGGAGGATTGCAACGCTGAGCGCGAGCTGGAGGACTGTTCCCAGCTACAAGCACAGGAGCCTCACTATAAGGCTACCCGACTCTGTGATAAGGGTAGACTACATTCTACGCAGGATAGTGGTGGACAGAGGGGTCCAGGAGCTCCCCCGAGACTCTCTCAGAGTGCCTGTCTTCGCGGAAGAAAGCTACGTGGAAGTCTCGTACCTCCAGGAAGAGCCCCTGAAGGCAGAGCTTATAGACTTCCTAGAGGCCGTAAAGCTGGGAGGAAAGCCGCGCGTAGACGGGCTAGCAGGCTACGTGGCACTTAAATGCGTGGTCAAAGCCCTCGAGTCGGCATCTAAGGGTGTACCTGTACCGATCGGGTGGGACGAGATCGAGAAGCTTAGTAGCTAG
- a CDS encoding tRNA (cytidine(56)-2'-O)-methyltransferase, producing the protein MSTGRRVFVLRIGHRPVRDHRVTTHVGLVARAFGADGIFLEESVEESVIRTLRNVVENWGGDFKVLTTRDPRETVANWKKNGGIVVHLTMYGENISEELINLISGQGKDILVVVGGEKVPRWLFEEADFNVAIGNQPHSEVAALAVFLDRLFKGEELRREFPGAKLSIIPSKRGKIVVRRE; encoded by the coding sequence TTGTCGACGGGTAGACGAGTATTCGTTCTAAGAATAGGGCACAGGCCCGTCAGAGATCACCGTGTAACCACGCACGTAGGGCTCGTGGCGCGAGCTTTCGGTGCCGACGGGATATTTCTCGAGGAGAGCGTCGAGGAAAGCGTGATAAGGACGCTGAGGAACGTTGTGGAGAATTGGGGTGGCGACTTCAAAGTGCTGACAACGAGGGATCCACGGGAAACCGTGGCTAACTGGAAGAAGAACGGCGGGATAGTCGTACACCTGACCATGTACGGAGAGAATATCTCCGAGGAATTAATAAATCTTATATCCGGGCAGGGCAAAGATATACTGGTAGTCGTGGGCGGTGAAAAAGTTCCTCGATGGCTCTTTGAAGAAGCCGACTTTAATGTGGCTATAGGCAACCAACCGCACAGCGAAGTCGCCGCACTAGCGGTATTTCTCGACAGGCTCTTCAAAGGAGAGGAGCTCCGCAGAGAGTTTCCCGGGGCTAAATTATCCATTATCCCGTCTAAGAGAGGGAAGATCGTGGTGAGAAGGGAATGA
- a CDS encoding winged helix-turn-helix transcriptional regulator, protein MGESGLWEEVEKKVSRVIEGVEATLREFVERENLSVADAKRILEELAPSFSLLAKKGVLEVLYTLLLLGPLSFTRILESTGLNRRTLSTRLKQLQSEGLVVKVREEGVEGSSRYALTEAGKATALLAIPLIYYISKQKRRGDLR, encoded by the coding sequence ATGGGGGAGAGTGGACTCTGGGAGGAGGTCGAGAAGAAGGTTTCGAGAGTAATTGAGGGTGTGGAGGCTACTCTGAGGGAATTCGTGGAGCGCGAGAACTTATCCGTTGCAGACGCTAAGAGGATTCTCGAAGAACTGGCTCCTAGCTTCTCGCTACTCGCGAAGAAGGGCGTGCTGGAAGTTCTCTACACGCTGCTCCTCCTCGGTCCCCTCTCTTTCACCAGGATACTGGAATCCACAGGCCTCAACAGGCGTACGCTTTCGACTAGGTTGAAACAGCTACAATCGGAGGGGCTGGTAGTCAAGGTGCGCGAAGAGGGGGTCGAGGGTTCTTCGAGATATGCGCTCACAGAGGCTGGTAAGGCGACCGCCCTGCTTGCAATCCCGCTCATCTACTACATTTCGAAGCAGAAGAGGAGGGGCGACCTACGATAA
- a CDS encoding redox-regulated ATPase YchF has product MTVQVGIVGKPNTGKSTFFAASTLIDVKRAPYPFTTIEPNVGVGYVRVQCVCKELGVKDNPRNSICIDGWRFIPVELIDVAGLVPGAWEGRGLGNMFLDHLRRAPVLIHVVDASGGTDEEGRPVPPGTHDPLQDVFFLEKEFAMWMLQVVSRDWEKISKLIDLQKKYDELYAKFTGLGVDVGVVDKALEELSLKTKKATSWTREDLMHLVEYVMRKAKPMVIAANKADLDVSEDNIKRMAKELGDRYTVVPTSAEAELALRKAEKAGLIRYIPGDPDFEIVGKPTREQEKALEYIREKVLKRWGSTGVQKAIDTAVFEKLGMIVVFPVENEKKFSDSHGNVLPDALLVSKEATARDLAYQIHTDIGRRFSFAIDARTGQRVSASEKLRHRMVIKIVVAH; this is encoded by the coding sequence ATGACCGTTCAGGTAGGCATAGTGGGGAAGCCTAACACCGGGAAGTCTACGTTCTTCGCCGCATCGACACTAATAGACGTTAAACGCGCACCCTACCCCTTCACGACCATCGAGCCCAACGTAGGCGTGGGTTACGTGAGGGTCCAGTGTGTATGCAAGGAGCTCGGCGTGAAGGATAACCCCAGGAACTCTATCTGCATTGATGGGTGGCGCTTCATACCGGTCGAGCTAATAGACGTCGCAGGGCTTGTGCCCGGCGCCTGGGAGGGGAGGGGGCTCGGCAACATGTTCCTCGACCACCTGAGGCGCGCCCCCGTTCTAATACACGTGGTTGACGCAAGCGGGGGGACGGACGAGGAGGGACGCCCCGTCCCGCCCGGTACACACGACCCTCTCCAGGACGTCTTTTTCCTGGAAAAGGAGTTCGCGATGTGGATGCTACAGGTAGTCTCTAGGGACTGGGAGAAGATCTCCAAGCTGATAGACCTTCAAAAGAAGTACGACGAGCTCTACGCTAAGTTCACGGGGCTCGGCGTCGACGTGGGCGTGGTGGACAAAGCATTGGAGGAGCTGTCGCTCAAGACTAAGAAAGCGACGAGCTGGACGAGGGAAGACCTCATGCACCTCGTGGAGTACGTTATGCGAAAAGCCAAGCCGATGGTCATAGCCGCCAACAAGGCTGATCTCGACGTATCAGAGGACAACATAAAGCGCATGGCTAAGGAGCTGGGAGACAGGTACACCGTTGTACCAACATCGGCAGAGGCGGAGCTCGCGCTGAGGAAGGCCGAAAAGGCGGGGCTTATTAGGTACATCCCAGGTGACCCCGATTTCGAGATCGTAGGAAAGCCTACCAGGGAACAAGAGAAAGCGTTAGAGTACATTAGGGAGAAAGTGTTGAAAAGGTGGGGGTCTACGGGGGTTCAGAAAGCCATAGATACGGCGGTTTTCGAAAAGCTGGGTATGATCGTGGTTTTTCCCGTTGAAAACGAGAAGAAGTTCTCGGACTCCCACGGAAACGTCCTACCCGATGCCCTACTCGTGAGCAAAGAAGCCACTGCGCGCGACCTCGCATACCAAATCCACACAGACATAGGGCGACGCTTCTCCTTCGCCATAGACGCGAGAACTGGGCAACGCGTATCGGCCAGCGAGAAGCTCCGGCACCGGATGGTAATCAAGATAGTAGTCGCCCATTGA